The following are encoded together in the Scytonema millei VB511283 genome:
- a CDS encoding FAD-dependent oxidoreductase codes for MSLTEDILTQLPGNVLSGLRQADRLLASMRTETTAVPTVVTQSETLLETVDWDAVICGGTLGILIGSALVQRGWRVALLERGILRGRQQEWNISRQELAVFLRLNLLTEAELEQAIATEYNPARVSFHNSGENWGGEIWVKDVLNLGVDPIYLLETLKQKFLAAGGVLLENTPFVSAIVHPNGVLVEQGAGEKRAEEQLPITNYQLPITTRLLIDAMGHLSPMTKQARQGQKPDSICLVVGSCAQGFPQNQTGDLIATFTPIQNRCQYFWEAFPARDGRTTYLFTYMDASPEHLGLEALFEEYLRLLPQYQAVNLDKLHFQRALFGFFPAYRQSPLHTPWNRILPVGDSSGNQSPLSFGGFGAMVRHLERLTLGIHAALSSEQLSASSLSLLASYQPNLSVTWLFQKAMRADIGGNIPPDRINRLLAVVFLTMQQLGDRVLRPFLQDVVQFLPLTQTLLKTAIAHPLLIAQIIPHVGLGALIDWTIHYTNLGIYSVLNKFSPIIQPWLKNLPAPQQYQYHRWIDAWRYGSGAE; via the coding sequence GTGAGTTTAACAGAAGATATTCTGACTCAATTACCAGGCAATGTTCTGAGTGGCTTGCGACAAGCCGATCGCTTACTCGCGTCGATGAGAACGGAGACGACAGCCGTACCGACAGTCGTGACTCAAAGCGAGACTCTTTTGGAAACCGTTGACTGGGATGCCGTAATTTGCGGTGGTACGCTGGGAATTTTAATTGGTAGTGCTTTGGTACAGCGGGGATGGCGAGTCGCTTTGCTCGAACGCGGAATTTTGCGGGGTAGACAGCAAGAGTGGAATATTTCTCGCCAAGAACTGGCAGTTTTTTTGCGACTGAACTTGTTAACTGAAGCAGAATTAGAACAAGCGATCGCTACTGAGTATAACCCCGCCCGCGTCAGCTTTCACAATAGTGGCGAAAATTGGGGCGGCGAAATCTGGGTGAAAGACGTACTCAATCTTGGTGTAGATCCAATTTATTTGCTAGAAACCTTAAAGCAAAAATTTCTAGCAGCAGGTGGCGTGTTATTAGAAAATACTCCCTTTGTGAGTGCGATCGTTCATCCTAATGGTGTGCTTGTGGAGCAGGGAGCAGGGGAGAAGAGAGCTGAGGAGCAATTACCAATTACCAATTACCAATTACCAATTACAACTCGCCTCCTCATCGATGCAATGGGGCATTTGTCTCCGATGACAAAACAAGCACGCCAGGGACAGAAACCCGATAGTATTTGTTTGGTTGTTGGTAGTTGCGCTCAAGGGTTTCCCCAGAATCAAACTGGCGATTTAATTGCCACTTTTACGCCGATTCAAAATCGCTGTCAGTATTTCTGGGAAGCTTTTCCTGCTAGAGATGGTAGGACGACGTATTTATTTACTTACATGGATGCTAGTCCAGAACATTTGGGTTTAGAAGCGTTATTTGAAGAGTATTTGCGATTGCTGCCACAGTATCAGGCTGTAAATTTAGATAAGCTGCATTTTCAACGAGCCTTATTTGGCTTTTTTCCTGCCTATCGCCAAAGTCCTTTACACACTCCTTGGAATCGGATTTTACCAGTAGGAGATAGTAGTGGCAACCAATCACCACTAAGCTTTGGGGGGTTTGGAGCAATGGTACGCCATTTAGAACGTCTAACGCTTGGCATTCATGCAGCACTTTCTAGCGAGCAGTTATCTGCGTCGTCTCTGTCATTACTAGCCTCTTATCAACCAAATCTCAGCGTTACATGGCTGTTTCAAAAAGCGATGAGGGCAGATATTGGGGGAAATATTCCGCCCGATCGCATTAATCGGTTGCTAGCAGTTGTATTTCTCACCATGCAACAATTGGGCGATCGCGTCCTCAGACCGTTTCTACAAGACGTAGTACAGTTTTTGCCCCTGACACAAACTTTGTTGAAAACTGCGATCGCGCATCCTTTGTTAATCGCCCAAATCATCCCTCACGTAGGTTTGGGGGCTTTAATAGATTGGACGATCCATTACACTAACCTGGGAATCTACTCAGTTCTCAACAAATTCAGTCCAATTA
- a CDS encoding aldo/keto reductase, giving the protein METKQLGNTGVTISAIGLGGMPMSLSSRPPETQAIETIHRALDLGVTLIDTADSYCKDESDKHHNERLIHQALQQYQGDASNVVVATKGGLMRPGGSWTRNGNPDHLRETIQISFEAFGGEKPIDLWQYHAPDPNYTIEESLTPAKEAVAAGTIRYVGVSNFSVEQIKRARDVVDIVSVQNQYNPWQRQPETDGVLEYCEREGLTFLPWSPLGGSRRVASLPDIPAIAQLAKAKGVSVYAIVLAWLRAKSPYIVPIPGASKVSSIEDSVKSTQLQLSSEEVGQIDRATS; this is encoded by the coding sequence ATGGAAACAAAACAGCTAGGGAATACTGGTGTCACCATCAGCGCTATCGGTCTAGGTGGAATGCCAATGTCATTGAGTAGCAGACCACCAGAAACACAAGCAATTGAGACTATTCATCGCGCTTTGGATTTGGGTGTAACTCTAATTGATACGGCTGACTCCTATTGCAAAGATGAGTCAGATAAACACCATAACGAGCGTTTAATTCATCAAGCGTTGCAACAATATCAGGGTGATGCGAGTAACGTAGTTGTTGCTACCAAAGGCGGTTTAATGCGTCCTGGTGGAAGTTGGACGCGCAATGGCAATCCAGACCACTTGCGGGAGACGATTCAGATTAGCTTTGAGGCTTTCGGGGGAGAAAAACCAATCGATCTGTGGCAATATCACGCCCCAGATCCAAACTATACAATTGAGGAATCTCTCACACCTGCTAAAGAAGCCGTTGCAGCAGGAACGATCCGGTATGTTGGTGTTTCTAATTTCTCTGTAGAACAGATTAAACGCGCTCGCGATGTAGTTGATATCGTCTCCGTCCAAAACCAGTATAATCCCTGGCAGCGACAACCAGAGACAGATGGAGTATTAGAATATTGCGAACGTGAAGGTTTAACCTTCCTGCCGTGGAGTCCTTTAGGGGGTAGCCGCCGCGTTGCCAGCTTACCAGACATCCCCGCGATCGCGCAATTAGCGAAAGCAAAAGGTGTCTCTGTCTACGCGATCGTTTTAGCATGGCTGCGGGCAAAGTCGCCTTATATCGTGCCTATTCCTGGTGCAAGTAAAGTTAGTAGTATTGAGGATTCAGTCAAATCTACCCAACTTCAACTATCTTCGGAGGAAGTAGGGCAGATCGATCGTGCTACAAGCTAA
- the dnaN gene encoding DNA polymerase III subunit beta: MKLVCTQNDLSTNLSLVSRAVPSRPTHPVLANVLLQADADTQQVSLTAFDLELGIRTTFAATVTVSGAMTLPAKLLNDIVARLPEGEITLEEEEGEVPFIAAIASQHGRYQIRGMGVEEFPELPVLEKGEFVHLQAEALMEGLKGSLFATSADESKQILKGLHLTVQQDTLEFAATDGHRLAVVQTANDTSDGEESRQLEVTVPAKAFRELERMLGKLQASEPIALNCDRGQIVFEWSEQRLTCRTLEGQYPAYRQLIPRQFERQIAIDRKQLLGALERIAIIADQKNNIVKFHIDTDKQELALSVDAQDVGSGKEFLPAEISGGGNLDIAFNIAYLMDGVKALPSGEIEMHLNTAVTPVVLTPIGGLQMTYLIMPVQIRN; this comes from the coding sequence ATGAAACTCGTCTGTACTCAAAACGACCTTAGTACAAACCTTTCTCTTGTCAGTCGCGCCGTTCCCTCGCGTCCGACTCATCCGGTTTTGGCTAACGTATTGCTGCAAGCCGACGCAGATACGCAGCAGGTAAGCTTGACAGCTTTCGATCTCGAACTGGGAATTCGCACCACGTTTGCTGCTACGGTGACGGTAAGCGGTGCGATGACTTTGCCTGCTAAGTTGTTAAATGACATTGTGGCAAGGCTTCCAGAAGGAGAAATTACGCTGGAAGAAGAGGAAGGAGAAGTCCCATTTATTGCTGCGATCGCTTCTCAGCATGGACGCTACCAAATTCGCGGTATGGGAGTGGAAGAATTTCCTGAATTACCCGTGCTAGAAAAGGGTGAATTCGTGCATTTGCAAGCAGAGGCTTTGATGGAGGGTTTGAAAGGCTCGCTATTTGCGACAAGTGCTGACGAAAGCAAGCAAATTTTGAAAGGATTGCATTTGACAGTCCAGCAAGACACGCTAGAATTTGCAGCAACGGACGGTCATCGCTTGGCAGTCGTGCAAACTGCAAATGACACTTCAGACGGCGAAGAGTCTAGACAACTTGAAGTCACCGTACCCGCTAAAGCGTTTCGAGAACTGGAACGGATGCTGGGGAAGTTACAAGCTAGCGAACCAATTGCCTTGAATTGCGATCGCGGTCAAATCGTGTTTGAATGGTCAGAGCAACGGTTGACGTGTCGCACCCTAGAAGGTCAGTATCCTGCCTATCGTCAGTTAATTCCGCGTCAATTCGAGCGCCAAATTGCGATCGATCGCAAACAATTACTGGGTGCGTTAGAACGAATTGCGATTATTGCCGACCAGAAAAATAATATTGTCAAGTTTCACATTGATACCGACAAACAAGAATTAGCCTTATCAGTTGACGCGCAAGATGTAGGTAGCGGGAAAGAATTTCTACCTGCTGAAATTTCTGGTGGGGGCAATCTCGATATCGCTTTTAATATTGCTTATTTGATGGATGGAGTCAAAGCATTACCTTCAGGGGAAATCGAAATGCATTTGAATACGGCAGTCACTCCAGTGGTTTTGACTCCCATTGGTGGGTTGCAGATGACTTATTTGATTATGCCCGTACAGATTAGAAATTGA
- a CDS encoding endonuclease NucS domain-containing protein, with protein MLKKVDNKWQFASENNLEDFVWSRLNSLLGLSGLKRQYRVYGDTCDILALDENSRLVILELKNVEDRYIVQQLTRYYHSLLDEKPFQQQVNYELPIRLIAVAPSFHYHNWIDKKYHQLSFEFMTFTLSQQQNEVYLQLQNLDTKENIQTTVLNGSLIQKTKVSQPQTLVITESSGTATYTRAIDNILSYYVLVKNAHKLGIPELEPSEIERLNNLGFPNKVSKLFKIRVKETRTKSGYRDISIRVPSSIGVWDFHWWVKAHVPTAIETITPSGRRHSLYRYSRG; from the coding sequence ATGCTGAAAAAGGTAGATAACAAATGGCAGTTTGCCAGTGAAAATAATCTAGAAGATTTTGTTTGGAGTAGACTTAATAGCCTGCTTGGACTCTCTGGTTTAAAACGACAGTACAGAGTATACGGTGATACCTGCGATATCTTGGCACTAGATGAAAATAGCAGATTGGTAATATTGGAACTAAAAAATGTTGAAGATCGATACATAGTTCAGCAACTTACCCGTTACTATCACAGCTTGTTAGATGAAAAGCCTTTTCAGCAGCAAGTGAATTACGAATTGCCAATCCGACTGATAGCGGTTGCTCCCAGCTTTCATTACCATAACTGGATAGATAAGAAATATCATCAACTAAGTTTTGAATTTATGACTTTTACACTTAGCCAACAACAGAACGAGGTGTATTTGCAGTTACAAAATTTAGATACAAAGGAAAATATTCAAACAACAGTTTTGAATGGATCGCTTATACAAAAAACAAAAGTTTCACAGCCTCAAACCTTAGTAATTACTGAGAGCAGTGGCACTGCTACTTATACTAGAGCTATAGATAACATTTTATCTTATTATGTGCTTGTCAAGAATGCTCATAAGTTGGGAATTCCTGAGTTGGAACCTTCTGAAATTGAAAGACTCAATAATTTGGGCTTTCCCAATAAAGTCAGCAAGCTTTTCAAGATTCGAGTAAAGGAAACAAGAACGAAGAGTGGTTATCGAGACATCTCAATCCGAGTTCCTTCAAGTATAGGTGTTTGGGATTTTCATTGGTGGGTAAAGGCTCATGTACCGACTGCAATTGAAACTATCACTCCAAGTGGTAGGCGACATTCGCTATACAGATATAGCCGTGGCTAA
- a CDS encoding class I SAM-dependent methyltransferase encodes MQTNLWTNADHVLWYLAKADKIPHRTEGEGVLLEQVPKTVERILDLGTGDGRLLGLLKIDRPQVQSVAIDFSPTMLEAVRQRFAGDETVEIIAHNLDEPLPALGQFDAVVSSFAIHHLTHDRKRSLYEEIFSLLVPGGVFCNLEHVASPTQNLHDRFRQAIGIADEPDDPSNILLDVETQLKWLREIGFTDVDCYWKWLELALLVGVKPS; translated from the coding sequence ATGCAGACCAATCTCTGGACTAATGCTGACCACGTTTTGTGGTACCTTGCCAAGGCAGATAAAATTCCCCATCGGACTGAGGGAGAAGGCGTGTTGTTGGAACAAGTGCCAAAAACTGTAGAGCGAATTCTCGATTTAGGGACGGGGGATGGTCGTTTACTAGGTTTGTTAAAAATCGATCGTCCGCAAGTTCAAAGCGTGGCGATCGACTTTTCTCCTACCATGCTAGAAGCAGTGCGTCAGCGTTTCGCTGGAGATGAAACAGTAGAAATCATAGCTCATAATTTAGATGAACCTTTACCAGCTTTAGGTCAATTTGATGCTGTTGTTTCTAGCTTTGCGATTCATCATTTAACGCACGATCGCAAACGATCTTTATATGAGGAAATTTTTTCTCTCCTAGTCCCAGGTGGAGTTTTTTGCAATTTAGAACATGTTGCTTCTCCAACTCAAAATTTGCACGATCGCTTTCGTCAGGCGATCGGAATTGCAGATGAGCCGGACGATCCATCAAATATATTATTAGATGTTGAAACTCAACTCAAATGGTTGCGGGAAATTGGTTTCACAGATGTTGATTGTTATTGGAAATGGTTGGAATTAGCTTTATTAGTTGGAGTCAAACCAAGCTAA
- a CDS encoding Calvin cycle protein CP12 translates to MTQATDRPSQVTKMATAIAGNEISNSLEKAIVQALEEARAACQTSGDGSSECAVAWDIVEELQAERSHREAAQQRNSLDLYCIEHPEAIECLIYDV, encoded by the coding sequence ATGACTCAGGCAACAGATCGTCCCTCCCAAGTCACTAAAATGGCTACTGCGATCGCGGGAAACGAAATTAGTAATTCTTTAGAAAAAGCGATCGTGCAAGCTTTAGAAGAAGCGCGTGCTGCGTGCCAAACTTCAGGTGACGGTTCTAGCGAATGCGCGGTAGCGTGGGACATTGTGGAAGAATTACAAGCAGAAAGAAGCCATCGTGAAGCTGCTCAACAAAGAAATAGTCTCGATCTCTACTGTATAGAGCATCCAGAAGCAATTGAATGTCTAATTTACGATGTGTAG
- a CDS encoding TRC40/GET3/ArsA family transport-energizing ATPase, whose amino-acid sequence MRLILMTGKGGVGKTSVAAATGLRCAELGYRTLVLSTDPAHSLADSFDLELGHEPRLVRQNLWGAELDALLELEGNWGAVKRYITQVLQARGLDGVQAEELAILPGMDEIFGLVRMKRHYDEGEYDVLIIDSAPTGTALRLLSLPEVSGWYMRRFYKPLQKMSVALRPLVEPLFKPIAGFSLPDKEVMDAPYEFYEQIEALEKVLTDNTKTSVRLVTNPEKMVIKESLRAHAYLSLYNVSTDLVVANRIIPEQVTDPFFQKWKENQQQYRQEIHENFRPLPVKEVPLYSEEMCGLAALERLKATLYQEEDPAQVYYKETTLKVVQEHNQYSLELYLPGIPKDKIQLSKTGDELNITIGNHRRNLVLPQALAALQPSGAKMDEDYLKIRFADIAKV is encoded by the coding sequence ATGCGTCTAATCCTCATGACTGGTAAAGGAGGAGTTGGGAAAACCTCTGTGGCGGCGGCTACTGGACTGCGCTGCGCCGAACTCGGCTATCGCACGCTGGTTCTCAGCACTGACCCCGCACACTCCCTAGCAGATAGCTTTGACTTAGAATTAGGACACGAACCTCGCCTAGTGCGCCAAAATCTCTGGGGTGCAGAATTAGACGCGCTGCTGGAATTAGAAGGAAACTGGGGTGCAGTCAAACGCTATATCACCCAAGTTCTGCAAGCACGGGGATTAGATGGAGTTCAAGCTGAAGAATTAGCCATCTTACCAGGTATGGATGAAATTTTCGGTCTGGTACGGATGAAACGCCACTACGACGAAGGCGAATACGATGTCTTAATTATCGATTCTGCGCCTACGGGTACGGCTTTAAGGTTGCTTAGCTTACCTGAAGTCAGTGGATGGTATATGCGCCGCTTTTACAAGCCACTGCAAAAAATGTCTGTAGCGCTTAGACCTTTGGTAGAGCCTTTATTTAAACCTATTGCAGGTTTCTCGCTTCCAGATAAAGAAGTGATGGACGCTCCCTATGAATTTTACGAGCAAATTGAGGCATTGGAAAAAGTTTTAACCGACAACACGAAAACTTCCGTGCGCCTAGTCACCAATCCTGAAAAAATGGTGATTAAAGAGTCTCTCCGCGCTCATGCTTATCTCAGTTTATATAATGTTTCCACAGATTTAGTTGTTGCCAATCGAATCATTCCCGAACAAGTAACCGATCCTTTCTTCCAAAAGTGGAAAGAAAATCAACAGCAATATCGTCAGGAAATTCACGAAAACTTCCGTCCTTTACCCGTGAAAGAAGTTCCTCTTTATTCTGAGGAAATGTGTGGTTTAGCAGCTTTGGAAAGATTGAAAGCGACGTTATATCAAGAAGAAGACCCCGCGCAAGTTTATTACAAAGAAACTACGCTCAAAGTCGTACAAGAACACAATCAGTACAGTTTAGAGCTGTATTTACCAGGGATTCCCAAAGATAAAATTCAGTTGAGTAAAACCGGGGATGAACTGAACATTACCATTGGCAACCATCGCCGCAATTTGGTTTTACCTCAAGCTTTAGCAGCATTACAACCATCTGGGGCAAAAATGGACGAGGATTATCTCAAAATTCGTTTTGCTGATATTGCTAAGGTTTAA
- a CDS encoding branched-chain amino acid transaminase, with protein MQSFLPIAYFQNQFVPFGEAKISIATHALHYGTGALGGLRGIPHPQDSQQILLFRLDRHCQRLSHSARFLHYDLPADKIQSVIVEFVKRNQPTASFYIRPFVYTSGLGIAPRLHSIEKDLFVYGLELQDYLSAEGVSCRISSWYRQEDRSMPLRGKISAAYITSALAKTEAVESGFDEAILLNSQGKVSEASGMNIFIVRNERLITPGFDQDILEGITRDSVIKIARDLGIETIERPVDRTELLIADEVFLCGTAAKIVPVKRLENYQLSPQNTITQKLQEKLIAITEGREPKYQDWVYSIAIS; from the coding sequence GTGCAAAGCTTCCTACCGATCGCCTACTTTCAAAATCAGTTTGTTCCGTTTGGCGAGGCTAAGATCTCCATTGCTACCCATGCCTTACACTACGGAACGGGAGCCTTAGGTGGTTTACGCGGAATCCCTCACCCGCAGGATTCCCAGCAAATTTTGTTGTTTCGGCTCGATCGCCATTGCCAGAGATTGAGTCATAGTGCTAGATTTTTGCATTACGATTTACCAGCAGATAAAATTCAAAGCGTCATTGTTGAGTTTGTCAAACGCAATCAGCCTACAGCATCTTTCTACATTCGTCCTTTTGTTTACACTTCTGGCTTAGGAATCGCACCGCGGCTGCATTCGATCGAAAAGGATCTTTTTGTTTACGGATTAGAGTTACAAGACTATTTATCTGCTGAAGGTGTTAGCTGTCGCATCAGCTCCTGGTATCGACAAGAAGATCGCAGTATGCCACTACGGGGTAAAATTAGTGCTGCTTACATCACTTCTGCTTTAGCAAAAACAGAAGCAGTTGAATCGGGTTTTGATGAGGCAATTTTATTGAATTCTCAAGGCAAAGTTAGCGAAGCTTCGGGAATGAATATATTCATTGTTAGAAACGAAAGACTGATAACTCCTGGTTTCGATCAAGATATTTTAGAAGGAATTACTAGAGATAGCGTCATTAAAATTGCCCGAGATTTGGGAATTGAAACAATAGAAAGACCAGTCGATCGAACCGAACTTTTGATTGCCGATGAAGTGTTCTTATGCGGTACAGCGGCTAAAATTGTTCCAGTAAAAAGATTAGAAAATTATCAATTATCGCCACAAAATACGATTACGCAAAAACTCCAAGAAAAACTGATTGCCATTACCGAAGGTAGAGAACCAAAATATCAAGATTGGGTATATTCGATCGCAATTAGTTAA